The following are from one region of the Ictalurus furcatus strain D&B chromosome 11, Billie_1.0, whole genome shotgun sequence genome:
- the pou4f1 gene encoding POU domain, class 4, transcription factor 1, whose translation MMSMNSKQPHFAMHPSLPEHKYTTLHSSSEAIRRACLQTPQLQSNIFASLDETLLARAEALAAVDMAVSQGKAHPFKPDATYHTMNSVPCSSTSTVPIAPPHHPHHHHHHHHHHQNLDPPDLMEHISSPSLTLMSAHEAGGGAGGGGGGGGGGGGGGGGGGGLISTSAHPHSHMHGLSHLSHQAAMNINSTLGHHHHPHHPHPGLLPSHPGSAQGASGLVPNGIPSLPDSDTDPRELEAFAERFKQRRIKLGVTQADVGGALANLKIPGVGSLSQSTICRFESLTLSHNNMIALKPILQAWLEEAEGAQREKTNKPELFNGAEKKRKRTSIAAPEKRSLEAYFAVQPRPSSEKIAAIAEKLDLKKNVVRVWFCNQRQKQKRLKFSATH comes from the exons ATGATGTCCATGAACAGCAAACAGCCTCATTTCGCCATGCACCCGAGTTTACCCGAACACAAATACACCACTTTACACTCGAGCTCGGAAGCGATCCGGAGAGCGTGTCTGCAAACTCCacag CTACAGAGCAACATCTTCGCGAGCCTGGACGAGACCCTGCTGGCGCGCGCCGAGGCCCTGGCGGCCGTGGACATGGCGGTGTCGCAGGGCAAAGCGCACCCGTTCAAACCCGACGCCACGTACCACACGATGAACAGCGTGCCGTGCTCGTCCACGTCCACGGTGCCCATCGCGCCGCCGCACCACccgcaccaccaccaccatcaccaccaccaccatcagaACCTGGATCCACCGGACCTGATGGAGCACATCAGCTCACCTTCACTCACCCTGATGAGCGCGCACGAGGCCGGcggaggagctggaggaggcggcggtggaggaggtggaggcggcggaggaggtggtggaggcGGCGGACTGATCTCGACCTCGGCGCATCCGCACTCACACATGCACGGCTTGAGCCATCTCTCGCATCAGGCCGCTATGAACATCAACTCCACGCTCGGACACCATCACCACCCGCACCACCCGCATCCGGGGCTTTTACCCAGCCACCCCGGCAGCGCCCAGGGCGCCTCCGGCCTCGTTCCCAACGGAATTCCGTCTTTGCCCGACTCGGATACGGACCCGCGCGAGCTGGAGGCGTTCGCCGAGCGCTTTAAACAACGGCGGATCAAACTCGGGGTCACCCAGGCGGACGTGGGCGGCGCCCTGGCCAACCTGAAAATCCCCGGCGTGGGCTCGCTCAGTCAGAGCACCATATGTAGGTTCGAGTCTCTAACACTGTCACACAACAACATGATCGCGCTCAAACCCATTCTCCAGGCCTGGCTGGAGGAGGCCGAGGGCGCGCAGCGCGAGAAAACGAACAAACCCGAGCTGTTTAACGGCGCCGAGAAGAAGCGCAAGCGCACGTCCATCGCCGCGCCCGAGAAGCGCTCTCTCGAGGCGTACTTCGCCGTTCAGCCGCGACCTTCCAGCGAGAAAATCGCGGCCATCGCCGAGAAACTGGACCTCAAAAAGAACGTGGTGCGCGTCTGGTTTTGCAaccaaagacaaaaacagaaacgGTTGAAATTTTCAGCGACgcactga